The following proteins are co-located in the Flavobacteriales bacterium genome:
- a CDS encoding response regulator, which yields MEKQKDIWFVDDDDIFRFIVKGMMDKTDYAERADYFDDGDRAILRLIDISKRGKPEPKILFLDLSMKHLEGWQMLDLMNEFGTKTKVVVLTSSVGLKDRIRAEKEPLVMGYLTKPIDRRQIVKYIEELAA from the coding sequence ATGGAAAAGCAGAAAGACATTTGGTTTGTGGATGATGACGACATCTTCCGTTTCATTGTTAAAGGAATGATGGACAAGACCGATTATGCAGAAAGAGCGGACTATTTTGACGATGGCGACAGAGCCATCCTGAGGCTGATCGACATTTCCAAAAGAGGGAAACCCGAACCGAAGATCCTGTTTTTGGATCTGAGCATGAAGCATTTGGAAGGTTGGCAGATGCTGGATCTGATGAACGAGTTCGGCACCAAGACGAAAGTTGTGGTACTTACCTCATCTGTGGGTCTCAAAGACCGCATCCGTGCAGAAAAAGAACCGTTGGTAATGGGTTATCTGACCAAACCGATCGATAGAAGGCAGATCGTGAAATACATTGAAGAACTGGCGGCCTAA
- a CDS encoding response regulator, translated as MIRVLIADDHEMIRNGLSSLLRSEPDIHVVEVATNGKEVLEVCGKRQIDVVLMDIMMPEMNGVAATAAIRESNPEIRVLAVTINDEPRFIKEALHAGASGYILKHSTKDEIVRAIKDVYGGRQHFSSDVITKISSEFAQGSKPAGPMLTKKESEVLRLIAQEFSNQEIADQLNCGIRTVDTHKRNLIKKLEVKNVVGLVKYAMKMGVVND; from the coding sequence ATGATACGCGTACTGATAGCTGACGACCACGAAATGATCCGAAACGGGCTTTCCTCCCTTCTGCGCAGCGAACCCGACATTCATGTTGTGGAGGTAGCTACCAACGGAAAGGAAGTGCTTGAGGTATGCGGAAAGCGGCAGATAGATGTGGTGCTGATGGACATTATGATGCCCGAAATGAACGGAGTGGCCGCCACTGCTGCCATCCGAGAGTCGAACCCAGAGATAAGAGTGCTGGCCGTGACCATTAACGATGAGCCGCGCTTCATCAAGGAAGCGCTCCATGCAGGCGCTTCGGGCTACATTCTAAAGCATTCCACCAAAGATGAAATTGTAAGGGCCATTAAGGATGTTTATGGCGGAAGACAGCACTTCAGCAGCGATGTCATCACCAAGATCTCATCTGAATTCGCGCAGGGGTCCAAGCCCGCTGGGCCGATGCTCACCAAGAAAGAATCGGAGGTGCTGCGTCTTATTGCGCAGGAGTTCTCCAATCAGGAAATTGCCGATCAGCTCAATTGCGGCATCCGAACGGTGGACACTCACAAACGCAACCTCATCAAAAAATTGGAGGTGAAGAACGTGGTCGGATTGGTGAAATACGCCATGAAGATGGGCGTGGTGAACGATTAG